The following is a genomic window from uncultured Draconibacterium sp..
CCATAATTTGATCGGGATACGAAACAAAATATTCTCGTTTATACGTAACATCGCCCACCTTATACGATGTAGTTGAAATAGCTTTATTGATATCCAACTCACGATGGTAATCTTCCACATTTCCATTGTGCTGAAAATCCAGCAACAACGTCCCCAGAGGCGCATACGACTGTGAGTATTTACCCATTAGGTTATGATTTAGTTTATCGGCCAACTCGTAATCATCATTGGCTAATGCCTCCCTAATTTTTGGTACATACTTGTAGGCCTCCGGATTCATATAAGGATCAACCGGCTCGCCCGACCAAAGTGTTATATCGTTCAGGTAAATTTTATCTGATTCCACCCCGCCAAAAACAGAAGCCCCCATTTTTCCGTTTCCAAGCACCAGGCTTTCTTCAAAATAGGTAGCAGGCTTATCGTACCACAAAACATGCTTTGAAGTAGCTTTTTCTCCCACAGACTCCATATTGCACGACTGGCTTAAAACCAGCACCCCAAACAGTAAAAAATTTAAAAGATGGTTGAGTCTAATCATAAAATTATACTTTTCTTAAAATGGTTAATGTCACTTTACGTCGATATACAAAGCGATTGAAATCGCTAAAATAATAAAAAAAGGCCCTGCAATTTTGCAGAGCCTTCACCTAATCTATTATTCAGTTTATTGCTATAAACATTTTTCCGCCGAACCATTACCGTTACCGGTTACTTCCCAGGTATTTCCAGAGTTTAGTAACTCATCAACACAAGTAAGTTTTCGTGTTTGCTGCACTTCTTTAATTTGTGCTTCCATTTCCACATCGTAAACAGGAGCAGGTACTGCACGAATTACACCAAATGCAACCGGAAAATCGGGCAATGCCATATTAATTAATGCCAAATGCAAAGTAGGATCAACTTCCATTGCGTCGTGAACCAGAATATCATCTTCGGTCACACCGTTTTCGCCAATCTTAACTACTTTTAATTTGCCATTCTCGAATACCAAACCTTTTTCGTTTTCAGCACCAAACAACATTGGTTTTCCATGTTCAAGAACCAGTTGTCGATCGGCACGGTGATTAGGATCAGTAATCTCATTATGAATGCCGTTGTTAAAAATCACACAGTTTTGAAGTACCTCAACAACAGATGTTCCTTTATGCTCTGCAGCTTTTTCAAAGATCGACTGGCTCAATTTCAGATTTCCGTCGATTGAACGGGCATAGAATGAACCACGCGCTCCAATCACCAATTGTCCTGGAATAAACGGATCTTCAACAGTTCCGAATGGCGATGTTTTACTCACAAAACCACGGTCGGAAGTTGGCGAGTATTGTCCTTTGGTTAAGCCATAAATGCGGTTGTTAAACAATACCACATTTAAATCAATATTTCTTCTAATCAGGTGAATAAAGTGGTTACCACCAATGGCCATCGAGTCACCGTCTCCGGTCATTACCCAAACACTCAGTTCGGGGTTGGCAGCTTTCACACCCGATGCAACTGCTGTTGCACGACCGTGAATAGTATGGAAACCAAAAGTATTCATGTAATACGGGAAACGCGATGAACAACCAATACCCGAAATTACGGCAAATTTCTCTTTTGGAATTCCCATTCCGGCCATGGTCCGTTGTACAGCATTAATAATAGCAAAGTCGCCACACCCCGCACACCAACGAACTTCGTTCTCGCTTTTAAAGTCTTTTATTGTATATTTTACATCAGTCATTGCTTAGTCCTCCAAAAGTTTTGTAATACTATCTTTTAATTCGCTAACAGTAAATGGCAGTCCTTTTAGTTTGTTGGCCTGATAATAGTTGAACTCAGGCAACTCGTTACGCAAATAGGCTACAAACTGCCCAAGATTCAGCTCGCAAACAATAATCTTTTTGAATTTGCTGAAAACTTCTTTTGTATTTTTTGGAAGCGGCTTAATGTAGTTGAAATGAGCCAGACTAACACTCTTACCTGCCAAACGCATTTCGCGAACAGTGCTTGTTGTATGACCATAAGTACCTCCCCAGCTTACCACCAGCACATCACCTCCGTCTTCGTCGCCACAAACTTCCAGGTCAGGAACCATATCGACAACGCGCTGAACTTTTTCTTCTCTTAGCTCACTGTTTTTCTGGTGATTTTCCGGGTCGTGACTTACGGTACCGGTAATATTCTTTTCTAATCCACCAATTCGGTGTTCAAAACCGGCCATTCCCGGATAAGCCCATTCGCGTGCCAGCGTCGCAACATCGCGTTTATAAGCCTGAAATTCATCGCTATTGTTAGCAACTCGTGGTGTAATTGATGGCAATTCGGCCATTGAAGGAATTTTCCAAGGCTCGCTACCGTTTCCTAAGAAACCATCGGTAAGCAAAATAACCGGCACCATTCTTTCCAATGCAATTTTTGCGGCAAGATAAGCATAGTAAAAACAATCAGACGGTGTGCTGGCTGCCAATACCACAACCGGGCTTTCACCGTTACGTCCGTATAGCGCCTGCATTAAATCCGATTGCTCGGTTTTGGTTGGTAATCCGGTTGACGGGCCACCACGCTGAACATTTACAATAACCAGTGGCAATTCGGCCATAACAGCCAAACCAATTGCCTCTCCTTTTAATGCCAAGCCCGGACCAGAAGTAGAGGTAACGGCAAGGTCGCCGGCAAACGAAGCACCAATGGCCGAACAGATCCCTGCAATTTCATCTTCGGCCTGGAATGTTTTCACTCCAAGGTCTTTTCGTTCTGATAATGCTGTTAAAATATCGGTTGCAGGCGTAATGGGATACGATCCTAAAAACAGTTCCAACCCCGATTTCTCGGCAGCCGCTAAAAGTCCCCACGCTGTAGCATGGTTCCCATTTATATTTCGGTAAGTACCGTTTTCAATTTCTGCCGGATTTACCAAATAACTTGGTGTCATATGCTGCATTGTTAAACCATAGTTATAGCCATCGTGCAACACTTTAATGTTTGAATCAACAACAACCGGTTTTTTCCTGAATTTATTTTTCACAAATTCCTCAACGTAATCCAGTGGGCGATTAAACAT
Proteins encoded in this region:
- a CDS encoding 2-oxoacid:acceptor oxidoreductase subunit alpha; protein product: MKETKVIELEEVTIRFSGDSGDGMQLTGTLFSDTTALLGNDISTFPDYPSEIRAPQGTVGGVSGFQVQFGKKQVNTPGDNANVLVAMNPAAIKANARFLEPGGTIIYDSDSFTEKNLKKANFETDDPFAECKLEDYFKIPVPISSLTKEGLKDFGLDNKSVMRSKNMFALGLVCWMFNRPLDYVEEFVKNKFRKKPVVVDSNIKVLHDGYNYGLTMQHMTPSYLVNPAEIENGTYRNINGNHATAWGLLAAAEKSGLELFLGSYPITPATDILTALSERKDLGVKTFQAEDEIAGICSAIGASFAGDLAVTSTSGPGLALKGEAIGLAVMAELPLVIVNVQRGGPSTGLPTKTEQSDLMQALYGRNGESPVVVLAASTPSDCFYYAYLAAKIALERMVPVILLTDGFLGNGSEPWKIPSMAELPSITPRVANNSDEFQAYKRDVATLAREWAYPGMAGFEHRIGGLEKNITGTVSHDPENHQKNSELREEKVQRVVDMVPDLEVCGDEDGGDVLVVSWGGTYGHTTSTVREMRLAGKSVSLAHFNYIKPLPKNTKEVFSKFKKIIVCELNLGQFVAYLRNELPEFNYYQANKLKGLPFTVSELKDSITKLLED
- a CDS encoding 2-oxoacid:ferredoxin oxidoreductase subunit beta, with amino-acid sequence MTDVKYTIKDFKSENEVRWCAGCGDFAIINAVQRTMAGMGIPKEKFAVISGIGCSSRFPYYMNTFGFHTIHGRATAVASGVKAANPELSVWVMTGDGDSMAIGGNHFIHLIRRNIDLNVVLFNNRIYGLTKGQYSPTSDRGFVSKTSPFGTVEDPFIPGQLVIGARGSFYARSIDGNLKLSQSIFEKAAEHKGTSVVEVLQNCVIFNNGIHNEITDPNHRADRQLVLEHGKPMLFGAENEKGLVFENGKLKVVKIGENGVTEDDILVHDAMEVDPTLHLALINMALPDFPVAFGVIRAVPAPVYDVEMEAQIKEVQQTRKLTCVDELLNSGNTWEVTGNGNGSAEKCL